The genome window CTGCAGAACTTCAAGGCCGGTGCACGCGCACTGACCGACGCCGAGACCTCGGTTTTCCTGAAGGCCGGAGACACCGACGGTGACGGCAAGATCGGCGCTGACGGTACGGACTCTGATCCTCTTTGTCATGTCGAGCGGTtagatgctgtgctgcaggcttACCCACTGTGTGTGctttcttcctccctgcagAGTTTGCGAGCTTGGTTAAGGCATAAAGTGGCAACTGACCAACAACACCTGCTCTGATGGAACAACAAAGCCCACGTCGACCTCCCCCCTTTTCATCTGAATATAAATGATTTTTATACATTTGCTGAAGAGACGTTTCCTCCTACGCAACACACTGTCCAAACTGATGATTGTGAATGTCGCTCGGTTGTGTTCATGTCTTAAATATGAATTTTGCTTACTGTAAAATCTATGATGCACTTTCCAGGAACGAACGGTACAAAAAGAATAAACATTCTTTTGCTACGGTCTCACTGGATCTTTATTCTTTATGTGATGATTTGTGTCTTCTCAATTCATCATCTTACAAAGGCAACAGGCCGATGTCATGCGCAGACTCTCTCTCCCCAaatcaaaatattcaaaaataacaaatagcattttactcatttattGTCCTGAAATATACATTTATCTCTGTTGCTAAAGCATATAAATGAAATAGtgaataaagaaagagaaagcaatgGTCATCATGATATAAACTGGTGATGTAAtgggctacacacacacacacacacacacacacacacacacacacacacacacacacacacacacacacacacacacatatgtttgGGTGTGTGCCTCCGgagagtgtgtgtctggttgTGCGTGTGGCTGGGTGGGGAGTTACAGTCATGCAGCTCCATCCCgcagccactagatggcagtgcGCACATTAACATGAGAAGCAGGGACAGGCGTCACAGTAAATCATCATGGCACTAAAAACGACAGCTGTCTGGACATCTGATTCTCTGGCTTCAGACACTCCAGGCAGAGTCTGGCTTTAAGTTAAAGGGGCATCAGTGTGTTCATATCAGTATTCTCATCATACACTCATGCAGGACGGAATCATTGAGCAGAATCCTGTcttatttccaaaaacaacagagaaagaggggccagagagacagaaggggaGAATCTATACGTCCAGGAGCGAGGCTCGTAGAGAGCATTAGcaaatgtaaatgaataaatgatcgCTCAGTAACAGTATAGTCTGTGAGGTATCAACATGGCGCATGACATCATGCACCGGCTGTGGGTAAAGCCGCACCACTGCTCTCGTTCCGGTGTCCTCAgtctctttttcacacacagtcCAGAGGAGATGATTGAGTTTCTCTTTACCTGCTCAGGAGTCCGGCTTCACGAGAACCTCACAGCAGACATGGCCTGTTGAGGGGCCCCATTAACAAGTTGGCACCGGGATTAGGTTTAGGAGAGGTTGACAATGACAAACCGCCCGAGATACAAGCTTTTAGTCAATAATGAAAGACGACAGGATGCTGCCAGAGAATTAAACAAACGGCTACTGTGCATCCACTGTGCGTAAAatccatgtaaaaaaaaccccgTTCCTGTTGCTCAGCAGCATCTCCTTAGAGATTATTGAATCATGTCATCCGAGAAAACAAcatataaataaagcagaagTCAAATATGTTTGGACTGGTTTCTATCGACGCTCGTCTTCAGGCCTTTAAATAATGTTTAAGAGGATCTTTAGCGCATGTCATGACAACGCACCGGTCCTGGGCCAAAGTTACCTGCAGCTCACGGCCGCCAGCTGTCGCGTGcaagagcagcagagctgcCGGGAGTCGCCAGTGCGTCACGCGCACATGCGTGCGCGCGAAGTGGCTGACTTCTAATGTGAGGAAGTTGGCCGGGGGGCTGCTGTGTCCCTGCCTTTAGTAACATTCAAGGATATCCCCGAGTGTCAGGTTGCAGATATTTTGGACACAGCACTCTGGGCTCTGAATCCAGCGACATCTCGGGGGGATTAGTTTATTAAAGTTGCGCATCTAATCTCTACGTTATGtttaatgattaaaatgaattgGAAAATGTCCACACATTTCCAGCAGTGAGTATCTGTCTCTCTActccccacacacactgctgcagcgtGCTGTATATGCACACCTTCAGCTAACCTTACATCATGGAGAGGAATAACCTTCTGCAGCGAACTCTCTCCCAGGAATGCGCTTAATGACCCCTGAATTTGTTTGCGTGTCAGACCCGCTGGGGGCCACAGACGTCCTCGAAAAAGACAACCAGAAGTGATCATTTTGCAACTGGACACGTTGGACAACGTGACCACGTGATAAAACTCCAGCAGAGATGAAGCCAGAGCTCAGCATGACCTCTGACTGCTGTACCTCTGTTTAACTGGTGCATGTGAGTACCTGGGACACAGTGCAtaatgcatcatcatcatcatcatcatcaaggcGGGACGGGACACCGGCAGCAGAGGGTGACCTCGGGTCCCTTAATCAGCACAGTTGACAGAGCAGTTCAGCGAGACTGTCTCCCTGTCAGTGTGAGAGCGCGAGAGGGCTCTAAAGCAGCTGACATCCAGTGACGAGCAGCATTGGGGTTGTCATAGATTCGGTTTAACCCCATGTTCTGCGAACCTGAGCAGGTAGATGTGTCATGTCCGAGGCAGGTGAAGCACCACAGAGTGCCAGTGCCCCCGACAAAGAGTGCGTGTATGAGCTGACCTCTTATGACTCTATAACCCCGCGCTGATGCGACCGACATggctccaccacaacaaatgtgACACGAAAGGCTCAAAGTcagctgacattttatttcccaTAACTCACCTGAAATGTAATGATCAGGGCATATTTGCGGTGGGATGTGGCTCAGATGCGCTCGTTTTGGGAGCGCTGCCTGTAAAAGGATATCTGCATGAAAGGGTGGGGgggcaagagagggagaaaaggagagagagggagattgCAGTTACATTACACCCTGCCTGCATTTACTGTACTATATAATTCtagaggtgagaggaggaggaggaggggtgaggggatGACAGGAGGGAGTGGCGGATGGGGAGAAGAATGCGCTTTTTAACTTAATTTGCTATTTACAAGGGCGTTACAGATGTCCACGGTCCGGTCTCTCTGTCCCTGGGCGTTATAAATAGTAAAGGTTAATTAGTTAGCTGAGAAATTGGATCAGGGGCGGGCAGTTAGAATTTGATCCATAGACAGGTAACTCAAGCAATCCCCATTGTCACTGCAATCAGACCTATATAAATCCGCCTTGACAGACAGCAGTCACCACATAGCCTtacctcctctctgctggatcACCGACCGGGCGAGATCACCCCTGAACACGGTAGGTTGCTGTGTGGCGCCGGGGAGGTTGCTTCTGATGGaaagtggctttttttttttttttttaagttgttttgaAAAGATTTTTTCAGAGGCGGATTCTCTGTCTCCTGCACGCTCAGCGCACTTCAGAGCGCCTCAGAGGCTGCCTGGTCAGGTGCCAGGTGAAGCAAGTGCGTGCGTAAAAACCGGAGCCTTATTTGCGTTGGAGGTCACAAAAGGCAAAGCTAAAAAAACATTTCGatcatgtttaaatgtgtgGATGAGTCAGTAAATAACTGgaaaaatgtgcttattttttaCTTTCTGACTTTCATAAGAATTTAGATTCAAGCACTTTTGCAGGCTCTCTGCTGACAGTGTTTGTCACCTGGACAACTTTTGCGCTCCATCACTGTTGAGTTAGACGCATGTGCTCCTGTGCCTGGCTACGTATGTTAATAATTCACCATGGTTGTTCCTTCTACAGGAATAAAATGTCGCTCTCATCTATCCTTTCCGCTGATGCCATCGACAGTGCTATCAAGGACTGCCAAGGTATCGTCTTCCACCAGTATCATTACTGCTCTCTTCATtcgattgttttttttttatttttaattctatACAGCGTTTGTACTGGAGCCGGTGCAGTCACCAGACAATATGGCTGTTTCTACACCTGGAACAGTGCAGAATATTGACATGAAAAgatgcatacatgcatgtagTGATGAGTTGAGTGCAATATCAGATAGGGGACATGGTGAAGGCTTTGTGAAGTGATTTTAGGGGCATCAACTGGGCACAATTCCATGTGTGAGCCTGCCGGTGTTATCACTGGAGGTCAAAGATCAAGTAAAACTGGCCTCTCAAACTTCTAAAATGTAGAATATTCCACAGGGAGCATTCAGGATCAATAGTCTCTCCATGCTGTGCACCTCTGGGTGAGAAGGTTAAGCCACTTACATCATGTTTAATAATACTCTGTCATCTTGTCGCCACAATTTAAGCTGGCACAAATAGTCTGAGGATTTGCTGATATTACAGGGAGTCTGAACTCACTGAAATGCACCCGGTGCTGCTCCTCACTCTGCCCTCTCTACTCCTCCAGTACCAGACTCCTTCTGCCCCAAGAagtttttccagctgtgtggcCTCACCCAGAAGAGCCCCCAGGACGTGAAGAAGGTGTTTGCGATCCTGGACAACGATGGCAGCGGGTTCATCGAGGAGGAAGAGCTCAAGTGAGTTGGCGGCCAGCTCAGCAGGGAAGGGGAGATCAGGCGTCTTCCTCGGGAAATCATCACATTTCAGTTTAGCTTTCGTGATGCTGTTGCACAAGCGCGGGTGCAGTAAAGGAGAGACCCAACCATCATCAGTTCATCCAGCTTCTGAACGCTGACatgacatttattgacacattgCATGCCATCGCCCACCTTCATATTTATCACCCAGACTGTCTGCTCACTAGAAGATGTGTTTCCTGGCTGCACCAACACTGGATAACTTGACATTACATGTGACAATATATTACTTACTTTACATCGCATGTAACATGTGCACATGTAGAGGGTTCTTTTGTATATTTCCTGTGAGCACAGATTGGACTTTAGTGTTACTTCCTGGTTGCTGTGGTTATTGCTGTGTTGTCCGGTTGTTACCGAGGAGGGTCTCTAACTTAAACTTGTGCCTGTGGATTTGTGTATGCCAGGTTTTTCCTCCAGAGGTTCACTGCTGGGGCTCGTGTCCTGACAGACAAGGAGACCAAGGGCttcctgtgtgctgctgatgatgacagCGATGGCCGGATTGGAGCGGACGGTGAGAGGATCTATTTGCTgggaaaacttaaaaaaaaaaaatatatatatatatattttcaattaaattgcAGATGGGCTAAATATGCTGTATTCCTGCAATAGTCTGGTTGCTGTGGGTCTGTAAGTGATGCCAGAGAGACAGGGTGTCATATATTCCAGCAGTGAAGcagctcacacagcagcacGCTCTCTGTGCTACAGTAGCAGCCACTCAGAGCTGACACCTGCACAATGTTTCTGCAGACCATCAGCAATTTCACATCAGTGATTTAGTTGAACTGATTAGACAAATCTAGTGAAATTTAGCATCACACTCTCTCTGTTAGTTTTAAAACTTCACATTTTAGAGTTACATTGAGGCAGGTGTCGGCTTGGTGAGGTGTCACGTCCCACTaatgctgtttctttttctccacaGAGTTCCAGGCCATGGTCTTGTCCTAAACAGCTGGACTCCATCTCTCCAACTCGATCTGACCCCCTTATTCCACTGCTTCAAGGGCTCTCTTAGTTGTAGTCAGTCGTTCTCCATCTGGTTAGATGAAacctttttattctttttattttgcaagaCTCACTCTGGTCCACAGACATACACATTCTCATaatgttttagctttttttgtttctttgtcatatgTTTTAGACAGACCATAATGTTGCATTTCCCAAATAAATGTACAATTTACCAAAttactgagaaaataaaataataaaatccaATAACTGTGGCCCATTTCATAATTTCTATTCGCATGTACACCTTTGTatgcgtctgtgtgtctttgaaacagatgacaacaatgacaacaacaaaaaagagaagaaaagtggTTGTtaggaaatatttcatttgcaaaAGATGGTCAAATTAAGCCTTAGGAAGTGAGAACCCGTACATCCACATACTGATCACTTATCTCAGATATGTGAGGCGTgtcctgaaaacacagagcttCCGATTGAGGTGTATacagtacaggtgtgtgtgtgtgtgagagagagagagagagagaaagagagagagagagagagagagagagagagagagagagagtcatagAGCTAGCACAGGGAAAAAGTAAAGAGGGCGACCTTGATGACCACCTGAGTGTCACTGCGGCTGGATCGTGTGACACCTGACCTCAGCTTTGTAAATAAACCCAGCTGAACCTCGGTGTTGCTCGGCCTGGGGCAAACcactcacactcaaacacacacacacatgcacgcacagacgAAACCCAATGCATTTGCAAAAATCAAATACGAGCTCGGACACAGGCGGCCATCCATGCAAACACGCATAAAGCATGCACATAAACGCACGCACACTGGGGTTGCTGTTAATATATGcatcagtgtgagtgtgtgagcatgtgtgtggtgCAGAGGTGCAGACTCTGCAGAATGCTATATCTGAGATTCTTCGCCAGGTCTCCTTGACAGCTCAGGAGGGCTTGCTCAGGATATATTCAAGAAGATTCATTTTCTTATGCACGCCCACATTCTCAGACAGAAGATTGACCATCGCACAACTGTGCATCCCTTCTCCAAGAGACTTTAAATagcacacagtgttttcattctctGCACTTAGAAGATTCATGGGATTAAAATTAACAACTACCTCACTGTTCACCCACCCACTAGAGGCGCCAAAGTATAGAGTCCCACACGTTGTTCCAGTGGTTCAATTACCTGTATATTACAAGGAGAAGCTGACTATTACAGCAGACACCTGCTCCTCAGAGCTATGGGGCATACCCTGGTATTAGCATTGGGTCATGGTTGCAAGTGTAGAATGTGCAGTCATATCTGTTGCTGCTCGATTCAGATGGCGGGCTGTTATAATGACAGAGGTTTTAAGAgtgtttcttcttcagctgGGTTGTAACTTGTCGTATCATAAATTTCACTGTTACTATAAAGTGCTGGAAATGTGATGAAGCAGCGCTAATTCATTCACAGTTAAATACCAGTCAGAGTCATTTCTTGAACTCAGCGGAAGACAAATCCATGAATCATTTAGTGtaaatgactgtgtgttgtgATCCTGCAAGTTCTAATTGTCAGTATGAGCAAAGAGTTAGAGAGAGCCTGCGAGAGCTTTCAGAGCGGACATGTTTACGCTTACAGTCTAAATTCATGGCGGTGTGCTCAAGGGTAAGTCTCAGGTTGAACTCAACCAAAAAGCACCGAGGAAATAACAGGTTGAaatcttaaaaagaaaaaaacaataaagactTTATTGGAGGCATGGTTTGTTaatcaaaattaattaaatgaacTTTTTGGAAACTGAAAGAAGCCCAACACAATTTGAATGAACTTACATACCCACACTATTATATTTGATATGCCTTGTATGTTGTCttgctgtatgtactgtactATATATTAATggtacattattattattactactacagTTCACGTTATTCTCTCTCTACAATGTCATAATTTATCATATTATGTCAATATGTTACACTGATTTTCTCTATACTGATACAGACAAACACTATAGCATT of Chelmon rostratus isolate fCheRos1 chromosome 17, fCheRos1.pri, whole genome shotgun sequence contains these proteins:
- the pvalb8 gene encoding parvalbumin 8, translated to MSLSSILSADAIDSAIKDCQVPDSFCPKKFFQLCGLTQKSPQDVKKVFAILDNDGSGFIEEEELKFFLQRFTAGARVLTDKETKGFLCAADDDSDGRIGADEFQAMVLS